A part of Microthrixaceae bacterium genomic DNA contains:
- a CDS encoding metal-dependent hydrolase translates to MTHHPDLDQARPHRPVPVRRVRFEWPEDLDPIWNRREPDLAIAANAVSLLMPHAEPYVVASVRSQLPTIRDTDADLAERATAYAAQEAQHHGQHRRFNDLLLARYPRLSMVERMTAWLFGRLRRRSTLFGLAFAAGFECIAFTAARWVDKRTRLLRGGDPTATTLFLWHLAEEVEHKSVAWEVYQTAVGPDGGGRLRYAWATWVSGLVLAWCALVGTWVMLWHERRFWRPDAHIRLLVWSVSFIFVALPAMIVSALPGHRPDELADPAGLAHWLDNFDPETGTVPEWAQP, encoded by the coding sequence GTGACCCATCACCCCGACCTCGACCAGGCACGGCCCCATCGGCCGGTACCGGTGCGGCGGGTGCGCTTCGAGTGGCCCGAGGACCTGGACCCGATCTGGAACCGGCGGGAACCAGACCTGGCCATCGCCGCCAACGCCGTGTCGTTGTTGATGCCCCACGCCGAGCCCTATGTGGTGGCGTCGGTGCGCAGCCAGCTTCCGACGATTCGCGATACAGATGCCGACCTGGCCGAGCGGGCCACCGCCTACGCCGCCCAGGAGGCCCAGCACCACGGCCAGCACCGCCGGTTCAACGACCTGCTCCTGGCGCGGTACCCGAGGCTGTCCATGGTGGAGCGGATGACGGCCTGGCTGTTCGGCCGCCTCCGCCGCCGTTCGACCCTGTTCGGCCTGGCCTTCGCCGCCGGGTTCGAGTGCATCGCCTTCACCGCGGCCCGGTGGGTGGACAAGCGCACCCGTCTACTGCGAGGCGGTGACCCGACCGCCACCACGTTGTTCCTTTGGCACCTGGCCGAGGAAGTGGAGCACAAGTCGGTGGCATGGGAGGTCTACCAAACCGCCGTGGGCCCCGACGGCGGCGGTCGTCTGCGATATGCGTGGGCCACATGGGTGTCGGGCCTGGTCTTGGCCTGGTGTGCGCTGGTCGGCACTTGGGTGATGTTGTGGCACGAGCGACGGTTCTGGCGGCCCGACGCCCACATCCGCCTGCTGGTGTGGTCGGTCAGCTTCATCTTCGTCGCGTTGCCGGCGATGATCGTCTCGGCCCTGCCCGGTCACCGACCCGACGAGCTGGCCGACCCGGCCGGTTTGGCCCACTGGCTCGACAACTTCGACCCCGAGACCGGAACCGTCCCGGAGTGGGCGCAGCCCTAG
- a CDS encoding DUF3662 domain-containing protein encodes MLPVLVFVSCAGVGFALSRLTRRPQGRAQAAATARAVAGPMAARRGLDAPELQRACFSEMVRHVRVNRDGLTYAPARYRLLLNPTDLAVVHESERWFVDGLASALADAASDYGWALEGPASIVFASDPSRRPGVPLAQVGLEGSAIDQPAVNKGAPKVKGAKPLAGRQQPGLLTLTLVRADTGESIVLDGPTLTIGRSPDNSVVVADERVSRTHARLEPTASGWVVSDLNSSNGTRLDGTRINPGVPAAIGPGSVIAVGPLELKVISAGAQGGSRALADSDRTRISAEVLGRSSHQR; translated from the coding sequence GTGCTTCCAGTACTGGTTTTCGTGTCATGTGCCGGGGTCGGGTTCGCCCTCTCCCGACTGACCCGCAGACCACAGGGCCGAGCCCAGGCCGCCGCCACCGCCCGGGCCGTTGCCGGCCCTATGGCCGCCCGTCGCGGTCTCGATGCGCCTGAGCTTCAGCGGGCGTGCTTCTCAGAGATGGTCCGTCACGTGCGGGTCAACCGCGACGGACTCACCTATGCCCCGGCCCGGTACCGCCTTCTGCTCAACCCCACCGACCTGGCGGTGGTCCACGAATCCGAACGGTGGTTCGTCGATGGCCTGGCCAGCGCTCTGGCCGATGCCGCATCCGACTACGGGTGGGCCCTCGAAGGCCCGGCTTCGATCGTGTTCGCGTCGGATCCAAGCCGACGTCCAGGTGTCCCGTTGGCGCAGGTCGGTTTGGAAGGGTCGGCCATCGATCAACCAGCCGTCAACAAGGGTGCTCCCAAAGTCAAGGGCGCCAAGCCGCTGGCCGGACGTCAACAGCCGGGTCTCCTGACCTTGACCCTCGTTCGCGCCGACACCGGTGAGTCGATCGTGTTGGACGGCCCGACTTTGACCATCGGACGCTCGCCGGACAACTCGGTCGTGGTAGCCGACGAGCGGGTCAGCCGCACCCATGCCCGACTAGAGCCCACCGCCAGCGGCTGGGTGGTGTCTGACCTGAACTCCTCGAACGGCACCCGATTGGACGGAACCCGCATCAACCCTGGCGTGCCAGCGGCCATCGGTCCAGGATCGGTGATCGCCGTCGGTCCACTCGAGCTCAAGGTGATCAGCGCCGGCGCGCAGGGTGGATCCCGAGCCCTGGCCGATTCGGACCGCACCCGCATCTCGGCCGAGGTGTTGGGGCGCTCCTCCCACCAGCGATGA
- a CDS encoding LCP family protein, protein MMLILVAAAGLISGVAVERLVTSLRDRPASPASGYAEVATSRRPPRRGRLALRLTAVALAAILVAVVGGLIWANVIFNRIEKVEVSDALSSSSGTNWLLVGADNALGDGPGREGVDGVRADTVMVLRIQDGNASMLSLNRDLWVRNPATGDEGRLNATYNQGPGNLIRAVTENFGIPIERYMEIDFDSFSGLVDSLGGIEVNFANPAFDLASGLDVKTAGVVHLDGAQALAYVRSRHFTEVINGQPVPEGGLPDVNRTMRQQTFLREVMRKASTKRNPFALMSAASSMTAGLRIDDAMTMFDPLRLALAMRNLDPRPTALPVTPRTTSGGAQVLELGEGAEEVLAGFR, encoded by the coding sequence ATGATGCTCATCCTCGTCGCTGCGGCCGGCCTCATCAGCGGCGTCGCCGTGGAACGGTTGGTCACCTCGCTACGCGACCGACCCGCTTCCCCAGCCTCTGGCTACGCCGAGGTCGCCACATCGAGGCGCCCTCCTCGACGAGGCCGATTGGCGTTACGGCTGACCGCGGTCGCCCTCGCCGCGATCCTGGTCGCTGTCGTGGGCGGGCTCATATGGGCCAACGTGATCTTCAACCGGATCGAGAAGGTGGAGGTGTCCGATGCACTGTCGTCGTCATCGGGGACCAACTGGCTTCTCGTCGGGGCCGACAACGCTCTAGGTGACGGACCGGGACGTGAGGGGGTCGACGGGGTTCGGGCCGACACCGTCATGGTGCTTCGCATCCAGGACGGAAACGCGTCGATGCTCTCACTGAACCGGGACCTGTGGGTCCGAAACCCGGCCACCGGCGACGAAGGGCGCCTCAACGCCACCTACAACCAGGGACCGGGCAATCTGATCCGGGCCGTTACCGAGAACTTCGGCATCCCAATCGAGCGCTACATGGAGATCGACTTCGACTCCTTCAGCGGTCTGGTCGACTCGCTGGGCGGCATCGAGGTGAACTTCGCAAACCCCGCCTTCGACCTGGCCTCAGGACTGGACGTGAAGACGGCCGGAGTGGTCCACCTAGATGGAGCCCAAGCCTTGGCCTACGTCCGCTCCCGCCACTTCACCGAGGTGATCAACGGCCAGCCGGTGCCCGAAGGCGGGCTCCCCGACGTCAACCGGACCATGCGCCAGCAGACCTTCTTGCGTGAGGTCATGCGCAAGGCGTCCACGAAGCGCAACCCGTTCGCGTTGATGTCAGCCGCCAGTTCCATGACCGCCGGGCTGCGCATAGACGACGCCATGACCATGTTCGACCCGCTCCGGCTGGCACTGGCCATGCGCAACCTCGACCCCCGACCGACGGCGCTTCCGGTCACTCCTCGGACCACCAGTGGCGGTGCCCAGGTTCTGGAGTTGGGCGAGGGAGCCGAAGAGGTCCTGGCTGGCTTCCGCTGA
- a CDS encoding GGDEF domain-containing protein produces MEEVGDSMARPVPAWLDALVEQGIEATVVFDSDLTISYANDAAIDLLGYTWPELAGMGALDFVHPDDLSRAGANVTGVAAGARPDPGLMRIRTAAGEWRPMELNPRQMDLPDPPEGPGSVLAVTIRDHQMEDTHWRFLAELASGSDFPKAVDGFARGLSSSTDGAMGVTFGVDGSRQIVGPLTAELVWPWGDELHRFPVMGSNPGHETTSIPDPGLGVAEAMLQADPWTRAIITGKPAWAVPGVLPEPQRTIAEAHPGRRSGRGAGAGPAHELPALIVQCPVEEAMGEIHAEALARRPKQAMAIGLERRHSLAQLRFLAHHDPLTGLANRAQFFDQLSQLHETSGGYGVCYVDLDRFKEVNDTHGHHVGDAVLEQVAAMLVAASGPEHMVARLGGDEFAVVIPSADSNVAAAVAASVVEAFTAGVQVEDVAHDVGASVGVAIGHASPDQVVADADAALYLAKREVAAPGECGEISVGLSGRSPRGVANLGRCR; encoded by the coding sequence ATGGAGGAGGTCGGTGACAGCATGGCGCGGCCCGTTCCCGCATGGTTGGACGCCCTCGTCGAGCAGGGAATCGAGGCGACGGTCGTCTTCGATTCGGATCTGACCATCTCCTACGCCAACGATGCCGCCATAGACCTGCTGGGGTACACCTGGCCAGAGTTGGCGGGCATGGGCGCCCTGGACTTCGTTCATCCCGACGACCTGTCACGGGCCGGCGCCAACGTGACCGGTGTGGCCGCGGGAGCTCGGCCCGACCCTGGCCTCATGCGAATCCGCACCGCGGCCGGCGAGTGGCGACCCATGGAGCTGAACCCCCGCCAGATGGACCTGCCCGACCCTCCCGAAGGCCCAGGCTCGGTGCTGGCGGTGACGATCAGGGACCACCAGATGGAAGACACCCACTGGCGGTTCTTGGCCGAGTTGGCGTCGGGATCCGACTTCCCAAAGGCGGTGGATGGGTTCGCCCGGGGGCTCTCGAGCAGCACCGACGGGGCGATGGGCGTCACGTTCGGGGTCGACGGATCCCGCCAGATTGTGGGGCCTCTGACCGCGGAGCTCGTCTGGCCCTGGGGCGACGAACTGCATCGGTTCCCGGTCATGGGCTCCAACCCAGGACATGAGACGACCTCGATACCAGATCCCGGGTTGGGTGTGGCTGAAGCGATGCTCCAGGCCGACCCGTGGACTCGGGCGATCATCACCGGCAAACCGGCATGGGCCGTGCCTGGCGTCTTACCCGAGCCGCAGCGCACGATCGCTGAGGCGCATCCGGGCAGGCGTAGTGGTCGTGGTGCCGGTGCCGGACCCGCTCACGAACTGCCCGCCCTCATCGTCCAGTGCCCGGTCGAAGAGGCCATGGGGGAGATCCACGCCGAGGCCTTGGCCCGGCGTCCGAAACAAGCGATGGCGATCGGCTTGGAGCGTCGGCACTCCCTGGCGCAGTTGCGCTTCCTTGCCCACCACGACCCTCTGACCGGCCTGGCCAACCGAGCCCAGTTCTTCGATCAGTTGAGCCAGCTCCACGAGACGTCGGGCGGCTATGGCGTCTGCTACGTCGATCTCGACCGGTTCAAGGAGGTGAACGACACCCACGGTCACCACGTTGGAGATGCTGTGCTCGAGCAGGTTGCCGCGATGCTGGTGGCAGCGTCGGGCCCAGAACACATGGTGGCCCGCCTCGGGGGAGACGAGTTCGCCGTCGTAATTCCATCGGCCGATTCGAACGTAGCGGCCGCGGTCGCGGCCTCGGTCGTCGAGGCCTTCACCGCCGGAGTGCAGGTCGAAGATGTGGCTCACGATGTCGGTGCGAGCGTGGGGGTTGCGATCGGCCATGCGTCCCCAGACCAGGTGGTCGCCGATGCCGATGCTGCCCTCTACCTGGCCAAGCGAGAGGTCGCGGCACCTGGCGAGTGCGGGGAGATCAGCGTCGGCCTGAGCGGTCGGTCCCCGCGAGGGGTGGCGAATCTCGGTCGGTGTCGGTGA
- a CDS encoding gamma-glutamyl-gamma-aminobutyrate hydrolase family protein (Members of this family of hydrolases with an active site Cys residue belong to MEROPS family C26.) gives MTEQHPNSASEIARVGLIQCGHVREDVATDHGDYPELFATLLADAPLDLVTYPVEDGDLPTGPRDCDAWLVSGSASSVYDSHRWIADTGAFLARVVEAEVPLVTVCFGHQLLAQAMGGKVERSGRGWGVGIQDYRVVSAAPGWPTAEIPTTLSLLASHQDQVTELPDGATVIAASDHCPVAAYSLNTRTVAVQAHPEFTPALTRDLITVRRDLIGPESADAALHRLEDHAAVAGLDDRAVARWFTAILCGDVR, from the coding sequence ATGACCGAGCAACACCCCAACTCTGCGTCGGAGATCGCCCGAGTTGGCCTCATCCAATGCGGCCATGTGCGAGAAGACGTGGCCACCGACCATGGCGACTATCCCGAGTTGTTCGCCACGTTGCTGGCCGACGCACCCCTCGATCTCGTCACCTACCCCGTCGAGGACGGCGACCTACCCACCGGTCCGAGGGACTGTGACGCATGGCTGGTGTCGGGATCGGCATCGTCGGTCTATGACAGCCACCGCTGGATCGCCGACACGGGCGCCTTCTTGGCCCGGGTCGTCGAGGCCGAGGTGCCGCTGGTGACGGTGTGCTTCGGCCACCAGCTCCTAGCCCAGGCCATGGGCGGCAAGGTTGAACGTTCAGGGCGAGGGTGGGGCGTCGGGATCCAGGACTACCGGGTCGTATCTGCCGCCCCGGGTTGGCCCACGGCCGAGATCCCAACCACGCTGTCGCTCCTGGCCAGCCACCAAGACCAGGTCACCGAGCTTCCCGACGGAGCGACTGTCATCGCGGCCTCAGACCACTGCCCGGTGGCGGCCTACTCGCTCAACACTCGGACGGTGGCCGTCCAGGCCCATCCTGAGTTCACACCGGCCCTTACCCGAGATCTGATCACCGTGCGCCGGGACCTGATCGGCCCGGAGTCGGCCGACGCGGCCCTGCACCGCCTGGAAGATCACGCCGCGGTCGCAGGCCTCGACGACCGAGCCGTGGCCCGCTGGTTCACCGCAATCCTCTGTGGAGATGTCCGATGA
- a CDS encoding esterase family protein, translating to MNYYRFATNQIGWQPAVNVLLPDDYYSTSWRRYPVMYLFHGGLGDFRSFDMNDDIRGLTAGKRLIVVMPDGGKAGWYSNPVLSLAGPRNWESFHINQLIPWIDANFRTYAEYNGRAVSGFSMGGFGALKYAAKYYGHFASVSSHSGPASLRRDGGVVVHWANTSSAAVELAGGTMYGAPFWNQARVTADNPSQRVPSYHNKRVFMVCGLGEDVNETPVRAGQREFRGLLHQAGIPHEWHELPGTHFVRREMLQRDIDGVIARLRKA from the coding sequence ATGAACTACTACCGCTTCGCCACCAACCAGATCGGCTGGCAGCCGGCCGTGAACGTGCTGCTCCCCGACGACTACTACTCGACGAGCTGGCGCCGGTACCCGGTGATGTACCTGTTCCACGGCGGTCTCGGCGACTTCCGTTCCTTCGACATGAACGACGACATCCGCGGCCTCACCGCCGGCAAGCGCCTGATCGTGGTAATGCCCGATGGCGGTAAGGCCGGCTGGTACTCGAACCCGGTCCTCTCCTTGGCTGGCCCCCGCAACTGGGAGTCCTTCCACATCAACCAGCTCATCCCCTGGATCGACGCCAACTTCCGCACCTACGCCGAGTACAACGGGCGCGCCGTATCTGGGTTCTCGATGGGCGGTTTCGGGGCCCTCAAGTACGCCGCCAAGTACTACGGCCACTTCGCGTCGGTGAGCAGCCATTCAGGACCGGCCAGCCTGCGCCGCGACGGCGGGGTGGTGGTCCACTGGGCCAACACCAGCTCGGCTGCAGTGGAGCTGGCCGGAGGCACGATGTATGGAGCGCCGTTCTGGAACCAGGCCCGGGTCACCGCCGACAACCCCTCCCAACGGGTACCGAGCTACCACAACAAGCGGGTGTTCATGGTCTGCGGGCTCGGTGAGGACGTGAACGAGACACCGGTGCGGGCTGGCCAGCGCGAGTTCCGGGGTCTGCTCCACCAGGCCGGCATACCTCACGAGTGGCATGAGCTCCCGGGAACGCACTTCGTGCGCCGCGAGATGCTCCAGCGAGATATCGACGGAGTGATCGCCCGCCTACGGAAGGCTTGA
- a CDS encoding AraC family transcriptional regulator, with amino-acid sequence MRLLTSTSLSIEQVARRLGYSDSSSFRRAFQGWTDLTKGLPGPAQRPRWLGGRAAWNQRPPGHGPHIRAHARPLIGGSPAAPALTFRAWRRSVTAWRGPFPHGWTPSSSRESRRRSSSIRI; translated from the coding sequence ATCAGGCTGCTCACCAGCACCTCCCTGTCGATCGAACAGGTTGCTCGGCGTCTGGGCTACTCGGACTCCAGCAGCTTCCGGCGCGCCTTTCAAGGCTGGACCGACCTCACCAAGGGCCTTCCAGGGCCCGCGCAACGCCCGAGGTGGCTCGGCGGGAGAGCGGCCTGGAACCAGCGCCCTCCGGGCCACGGGCCACACATCAGAGCGCATGCCCGCCCGCTGATTGGTGGCTCACCCGCCGCACCGGCTCTAACCTTTCGCGCATGGAGGAGGTCGGTGACAGCATGGCGCGGCCCGTTCCCGCATGGTTGGACGCCCTCGTCGAGCAGGGAATCGAGGCGACGGTCGTCTTCGATTCGGATCTGA
- a CDS encoding polysaccharide deacetylase family protein: protein MIVHDTPQQRATPRPIAVRSGAVLVSVVLLVVTLIVGGPTPGPASATTNGACSRDTAADLRWVSWLHLTMAGNEPTLPASAPWLAKLVDGATYLEVASGIGNAEASARRRVADLYELILQRSASASDLSNWAPTARTRGSAFVAGELAASGEAWTRAGSNNAGWLERTYQVMLGRGVDPAGLDYWSGRLNSGATRQSVAAALWATPASIRRRTDAAYRQVLGRPGDEGGITHWSATTAAYGDEGVIAALAATSAGWSRAQNHYGSTGGTLPPLCPRFLQWMPPPGSIVRTLQPVASFGANLATLTFDDGPNPTWTPQVLDVLARYRIRATFFVVGNAARRHPDLVRRMIAEGHHVAVHTMTHPNLLTLGRSGQYQEIAGSLDVVNSIAGPGTVRCFRPPYGNRNATTDAIAAELGLATIMWSRDGRDWASPGVDAIVNGNLSTRYDGGRAVLLLHDGGIDRTQTVAALPRLIDALSARGYRFVQIC, encoded by the coding sequence ATGATCGTTCACGACACGCCGCAACAGCGGGCTACCCCCCGGCCGATTGCAGTCCGGTCCGGGGCGGTGCTGGTTTCGGTGGTGCTGCTCGTCGTCACCCTGATCGTCGGAGGCCCGACCCCCGGCCCGGCCAGCGCCACGACCAACGGCGCCTGTTCTCGTGACACGGCAGCCGACCTGCGCTGGGTCTCGTGGCTGCACCTGACCATGGCCGGCAACGAGCCGACCCTTCCCGCGTCGGCCCCGTGGCTGGCAAAGCTGGTTGACGGCGCCACCTACCTCGAGGTCGCGTCTGGCATCGGGAACGCCGAAGCATCGGCCCGCAGGCGGGTGGCCGATCTGTACGAGCTGATCCTCCAGCGTTCGGCATCGGCCAGCGACCTGTCCAACTGGGCGCCGACGGCGCGGACCCGGGGTTCTGCCTTCGTGGCTGGTGAGCTGGCCGCTTCGGGCGAGGCTTGGACCCGGGCCGGTTCCAACAACGCCGGCTGGCTGGAACGCACCTATCAGGTGATGTTGGGACGCGGCGTCGACCCGGCTGGACTCGACTACTGGAGCGGACGCCTGAACTCGGGTGCCACCCGACAGTCGGTGGCCGCCGCGCTGTGGGCCACCCCGGCCAGCATCCGCAGGCGGACCGACGCCGCCTACCGGCAGGTGCTCGGCCGCCCGGGAGACGAGGGTGGCATCACCCACTGGTCCGCCACCACCGCGGCCTACGGCGATGAAGGCGTGATCGCGGCCCTGGCGGCCACGTCGGCTGGTTGGTCCCGAGCCCAGAATCACTACGGCTCGACCGGTGGCACCCTCCCCCCGTTGTGCCCCCGTTTCCTCCAGTGGATGCCACCGCCCGGCTCGATCGTACGAACCCTTCAGCCGGTTGCCTCCTTCGGAGCGAACCTGGCCACCCTCACCTTCGATGACGGCCCCAATCCGACCTGGACCCCCCAGGTTCTCGACGTCTTGGCCCGCTACCGGATCCGGGCCACCTTCTTCGTGGTGGGCAACGCGGCACGCCGCCACCCCGACCTGGTGCGCCGCATGATCGCCGAAGGCCACCACGTAGCGGTCCACACCATGACCCACCCCAACCTGCTGACCCTGGGTCGATCCGGCCAGTACCAGGAGATCGCCGGGTCGCTCGACGTGGTCAACTCGATAGCTGGACCCGGTACCGTGCGATGCTTCCGCCCGCCCTACGGCAACCGCAACGCCACCACCGACGCCATCGCCGCCGAACTGGGCCTGGCCACCATCATGTGGAGCCGCGACGGCCGGGACTGGGCTTCGCCCGGTGTCGATGCCATCGTCAACGGCAACCTGAGCACCCGCTACGACGGAGGTCGAGCCGTGCTGCTGCTCCATGACGGTGGCATCGACCGCACCCAAACGGTGGCGGCCCTTCCCCGTCTCATCGATGCGCTTTCGGCCCGGGGCTACCGGTTCGTCCAGATCTGCTAG
- the mscL gene encoding large conductance mechanosensitive channel protein MscL has product MKEFKEFLLRGNVVDLAVAVVIGGAFTAIVTALSKGILTPLVGMIVGTDFSDMTFTLNGSTFSYGIVIDAVISFVLISAVVFFLIVKPMQVLAARRAKGEVEADEPTPEAVLLTEIRDLLRARQ; this is encoded by the coding sequence ATCAAGGAATTCAAAGAGTTCTTGCTGCGGGGCAACGTCGTGGATCTGGCAGTGGCGGTGGTCATCGGCGGTGCGTTCACGGCCATCGTCACGGCCCTGTCCAAGGGCATCTTGACGCCGCTGGTCGGCATGATCGTGGGCACCGACTTCAGCGACATGACCTTCACCCTGAACGGCAGCACCTTCAGCTACGGCATCGTGATCGATGCGGTGATCAGCTTCGTTCTGATCTCCGCGGTGGTGTTTTTCCTGATCGTGAAGCCGATGCAGGTGTTGGCTGCCCGTCGGGCCAAGGGAGAGGTCGAAGCCGACGAACCGACCCCAGAAGCGGTGCTGTTGACCGAGATCCGCGACCTGCTCCGCGCCCGCCAGTAG
- a CDS encoding arylsulfatase — protein sequence MSGPSTASEPAGPYEGFGGKVGRTFAGSEGWWPPRPEPGPDAPNVVVILVDDLGFADLGCYGSEIPTPNLDRLAADGVQFTNFHVTPMCSPTRAALLTGVNPHRAGAGHVANSDPGFPGYAAELADDVATAAELFRDAGYHTIAIGKWHLTKDADLSEAGPRHAWPCQRGFDRYYGVLDAFTNLHHPHRLVEDNHTVPVDRYPDGYYVTDDLTDRAIDYIRHARTSNPTQPFFCYFAHIAVHAPLQCKPEDHDRHRGRYDEGWDALRQARHLRQVELGLLPPGTPLPPPNHEPGDEVSAWADLDPADQRLYSRYMEVYAAMVDSVDQSVGRLLAALEDLGVADNTIVCFLSDNGASREGETAGTTAYFRTLVSKNVTDIEDVDFDRDRIDDAGTPRALVHYPRGWAMASNTPFRLYKINTHAGGHSVPFIVDWPAGRAGLDKLVPGRRDQWTHVTDVLPTLCELAGVSRPEQRAGVRLQPLNGVSMAPVFLDHEAKHDHGSQYTEMSGHRGFYDGEGWEIVTRHSALTEFGDHEWELYDLNNDRTQTENLAAEHPEVVARLADGWEQAARQNQVYPLDEGSRLRFITRPPYEDHMEQPVRIPAGTHTLERYRSQLLIQWRSFTVDVDVDHSAADRGVFFAHGDQGGGYALYVVDSTSSLLADHPAPARAADPDPVAAPDPDPDEDTGELVFVHNGYGKVSVIRCGPMPVGDGPLRLEMTAPGGWVWNARVVVGDEERGGADGLLMLAAMAPFEGIDVGVDRRSPVWWDVYAQHGPFPYSGRLRAVSYVPGERAPDSGTRFLDLLREIGMRYE from the coding sequence ATGAGCGGGCCCAGCACCGCCTCTGAACCGGCCGGCCCCTACGAGGGTTTCGGCGGCAAGGTCGGACGAACCTTCGCCGGTTCGGAGGGTTGGTGGCCGCCGCGGCCCGAGCCCGGGCCTGATGCACCCAACGTGGTGGTGATTCTGGTCGACGACCTCGGGTTCGCCGACCTGGGCTGCTACGGCTCGGAGATCCCCACCCCCAACCTCGACCGCCTCGCCGCCGACGGCGTCCAGTTCACCAACTTCCACGTCACCCCGATGTGCTCTCCGACCCGGGCCGCCCTGCTCACCGGGGTGAACCCCCACCGGGCCGGGGCCGGCCACGTGGCCAACTCCGATCCGGGTTTCCCCGGTTACGCCGCCGAGTTGGCCGACGACGTGGCCACCGCCGCCGAACTGTTCCGGGATGCGGGCTACCACACCATCGCCATCGGTAAGTGGCACCTCACCAAGGATGCCGACCTGTCCGAGGCCGGCCCTCGCCACGCCTGGCCGTGCCAGCGAGGGTTCGACCGCTACTACGGCGTCCTCGATGCGTTCACCAACCTCCACCATCCCCACCGCCTGGTCGAGGACAACCACACCGTTCCCGTCGACCGCTACCCCGACGGCTACTACGTCACCGACGATCTGACCGACCGGGCCATCGACTACATACGCCACGCCCGTACCTCGAACCCGACCCAGCCCTTCTTCTGCTACTTCGCCCACATCGCCGTACACGCTCCGTTGCAGTGCAAGCCCGAAGACCACGACCGCCACCGGGGCCGCTACGACGAGGGATGGGATGCCCTACGCCAGGCCCGCCACCTACGCCAGGTGGAGTTGGGGTTGCTGCCACCCGGCACTCCCCTCCCACCACCCAACCACGAGCCGGGTGACGAGGTGAGCGCCTGGGCCGACCTAGATCCCGCGGATCAACGGCTGTACTCCCGCTACATGGAGGTCTACGCCGCCATGGTCGACAGCGTGGACCAGTCGGTGGGACGACTGCTGGCCGCGCTCGAGGATCTCGGCGTGGCCGACAACACCATCGTCTGCTTCTTGTCCGACAACGGGGCGTCGCGGGAAGGTGAAACCGCCGGGACCACCGCCTACTTCCGGACGCTCGTGTCCAAGAACGTCACCGACATCGAAGACGTCGACTTCGACCGAGACCGCATAGACGACGCTGGCACCCCCCGGGCCCTCGTCCACTACCCCCGGGGTTGGGCCATGGCCTCCAACACCCCATTCCGGCTCTACAAGATCAACACCCACGCTGGCGGTCACTCCGTCCCGTTCATCGTGGATTGGCCCGCGGGCCGAGCCGGACTGGACAAGCTGGTCCCCGGCCGACGAGACCAGTGGACCCACGTCACCGATGTGTTGCCCACGCTGTGCGAGCTAGCCGGGGTGTCTCGGCCCGAACAGCGTGCCGGTGTTCGGCTTCAGCCTCTCAACGGGGTGTCGATGGCGCCGGTGTTCCTCGACCATGAGGCCAAGCACGACCATGGCTCCCAGTACACCGAGATGTCAGGGCATCGTGGCTTCTATGACGGCGAGGGGTGGGAGATCGTGACCCGACACTCTGCGCTGACCGAGTTCGGAGACCACGAGTGGGAGTTGTACGACCTGAACAACGACCGTACCCAGACCGAGAACCTGGCCGCCGAGCATCCAGAAGTGGTGGCCCGTCTGGCCGATGGCTGGGAGCAGGCCGCCCGCCAGAACCAGGTGTACCCATTGGACGAAGGGTCACGTCTGCGCTTCATAACCCGACCTCCATACGAGGATCACATGGAGCAACCGGTGCGCATCCCTGCTGGTACGCACACTCTGGAGCGCTACCGGTCCCAGCTCCTCATCCAGTGGCGCTCCTTCACCGTCGACGTCGACGTCGATCACAGCGCAGCCGATCGTGGGGTCTTCTTCGCCCATGGCGACCAGGGCGGCGGATACGCCCTCTACGTCGTGGACTCGACGAGCTCACTGCTAGCCGACCACCCCGCGCCGGCCCGAGCAGCCGACCCCGACCCCGTTGCCGCCCCCGACCCCGACCCCGATGAGGACACCGGGGAACTGGTCTTCGTCCACAACGGATACGGAAAGGTCTCAGTGATCAGGTGCGGCCCCATGCCCGTCGGTGACGGTCCGCTTCGTCTCGAGATGACTGCCCCGGGAGGTTGGGTTTGGAATGCCCGGGTCGTGGTGGGAGATGAAGAGCGAGGCGGAGCCGATGGGTTGTTGATGTTGGCCGCCATGGCCCCCTTCGAAGGGATCGACGTAGGCGTGGATCGACGTTCCCCGGTGTGGTGGGACGTGTATGCCCAACACGGTCCGTTCCCGTACTCAGGCCGGCTGAGAGCAGTCTCCTACGTCCCTGGGGAGAGGGCGCCCGACTCGGGGACACGCTTCTTGGACCTGTTGCGCGAGATCGGGATGCGCTACGAGTGA